From one Paeniglutamicibacter psychrophenolicus genomic stretch:
- a CDS encoding SseB family protein, whose product MSANPPSSPAGQGAERHLPGHIAAALQRAGGAVDSAGQSWEGRDLSGEGNPLHNFDNDNGLIDPKLEAALAALAAGTGSEQQVHAALAEARVYIAVVAQLAEGGLGEHGFTEDKEADMALVTLTAPDGRKALPVFSSVDNLQAWHAEARPVAVFAPRAALSAVSEEAQMLVLDPGTDFTFVLRRPGMWSLAQQRAWTPSYLNEELAAAIEEQVASEDALAGIHMAPGQGVGTRTAAGTAVPGGGSGPELRLEFLFRPGTDETAARDCVTRVHTRLAASRHFAENVDSLEVALRAAPGTGA is encoded by the coding sequence ATGAGCGCGAATCCTCCTTCTTCCCCCGCCGGCCAGGGTGCCGAACGACACCTGCCCGGCCACATTGCCGCGGCCCTGCAGCGCGCCGGCGGCGCCGTCGACTCGGCGGGGCAAAGCTGGGAAGGCCGGGACCTGTCCGGCGAGGGAAACCCGCTGCACAACTTCGACAACGACAACGGCCTGATCGACCCGAAGCTCGAGGCCGCCCTGGCCGCCCTGGCCGCGGGAACCGGCAGCGAACAGCAGGTCCACGCAGCCCTGGCCGAGGCCCGCGTCTACATTGCCGTGGTGGCCCAGCTGGCCGAGGGCGGCCTGGGGGAGCACGGCTTCACCGAGGACAAGGAAGCTGACATGGCACTGGTCACGCTCACCGCCCCGGACGGGCGCAAGGCCCTGCCCGTTTTCAGCAGCGTCGACAACCTCCAGGCCTGGCACGCCGAGGCCCGCCCCGTGGCGGTCTTCGCGCCGCGCGCCGCGCTCTCCGCGGTTTCCGAGGAAGCCCAGATGCTGGTGCTCGATCCCGGAACCGACTTCACCTTCGTGCTGCGCCGCCCGGGCATGTGGTCGCTGGCCCAGCAACGCGCGTGGACCCCCAGCTACCTCAACGAGGAGCTGGCCGCGGCCATCGAGGAGCAGGTGGCCTCGGAGGACGCCCTGGCAGGGATCCACATGGCACCTGGCCAGGGCGTGGGAACGCGCACCGCCGCGGGCACCGCCGTGCCCGGCGGGGGATCGGGCCCCGAACTGCGCCTCGAATTCCTCTTCCGCCCCGGCACCGACGAGACTGCAGCCCGCGACTGCGTCACCCGCGTGCACACCCGGCTGGCCGCCAGCCGGCACTTCGCCGAGAACGTCGACTCGCTCGAGGTCGCCCTGCGGGCGGCACCCGGCACCGGCGCATGA
- a CDS encoding histidinol-phosphate transaminase translates to MNERLNRLANLPLRENLQGLEPYGAPQIDVPIQLNVNENTHPLPAEVHRAIVEEVSAAAVGLNRYPDREFTELRERLAAYLGHGLDADNVWAANGSNEVLQQILQAFGGPGRTVMGFPPTYSMYPLLASGTDTTYLAGVRSADYGLSAIDAAAQVREAAPNIVILCSPNNPTGTALGLDVVEAVYEAGKASNAIVIVDEAYAEFAHTGTLSALSLLPGRERLIVSRTMSKAFALAGARLGYLAAAPEVADAIRLVRLPYHLSAVTQATANAALKHADILLANVEAIKVQRDRIVNELTRMGLHPASSDSNFVFFGGVKDTKAIWNGLLEAGVIIRDVGIPGHLRVTAGTEDETTAFLVRLEELLDQGPHTLSS, encoded by the coding sequence GTGAATGAACGGCTAAATCGCCTGGCAAATCTGCCCCTGCGAGAGAATCTTCAAGGTCTTGAACCTTACGGCGCACCCCAAATCGACGTACCCATCCAGTTGAACGTCAACGAAAACACCCATCCGCTTCCCGCGGAAGTGCACCGGGCCATCGTCGAAGAAGTCTCCGCAGCAGCCGTGGGACTGAACCGCTACCCGGACCGCGAGTTCACCGAATTGCGCGAACGCCTCGCCGCCTACCTGGGCCACGGACTGGACGCCGACAACGTCTGGGCGGCCAACGGATCCAACGAGGTCCTCCAGCAGATCCTGCAGGCCTTCGGCGGGCCCGGGCGCACGGTGATGGGTTTCCCTCCCACCTACTCGATGTACCCGCTGCTGGCCTCCGGGACCGACACCACCTACCTGGCCGGCGTCCGCTCGGCGGACTACGGGCTTTCGGCCATCGACGCCGCGGCGCAGGTCCGCGAGGCCGCGCCGAACATTGTCATCCTGTGCTCGCCGAACAACCCGACCGGCACCGCGCTGGGCCTGGATGTCGTCGAGGCCGTCTACGAGGCGGGCAAGGCCAGCAACGCCATCGTGATCGTCGACGAGGCGTACGCGGAATTCGCCCACACCGGGACGCTTTCGGCGCTTTCCCTGCTGCCGGGCCGCGAACGCCTCATCGTTTCGCGGACCATGTCCAAGGCGTTCGCCCTGGCCGGCGCCCGTCTCGGCTACCTGGCCGCAGCTCCGGAGGTCGCCGACGCGATCCGCCTGGTGCGGCTGCCGTACCACCTCTCGGCTGTCACGCAGGCAACGGCGAATGCCGCACTCAAGCACGCGGACATCCTGCTGGCCAACGTGGAGGCCATCAAGGTCCAGCGAGACCGCATCGTCAACGAGCTCACCCGGATGGGGCTGCACCCCGCCTCCAGCGATTCCAACTTCGTGTTCTTCGGGGGAGTCAAGGACACCAAGGCCATCTGGAACGGGCTGCTCGAGGCCGGGGTGATCATCCGCGACGTGGGGATTCCCGGCCACCTGCGGGTCACCGCGGGCACCGAGGACGAAACCACCGCCTTCCTTGTCCGCCTCGAGGAACTGCTCGATCAGGGTCCTCACACGCTCTCAAGCTAA
- a CDS encoding DUF1844 domain-containing protein, which produces MSTPETNPDSNNATNEIRDIAEVAAVEIITTAAVHLMSAAAVKCGLAEGHDAEELKDLDEARKLITALAGLVTSAAPEIGSQHAGPLRDGLRSLQLAFREASSFPDEPGKGPGEKLTGPVN; this is translated from the coding sequence ATGAGCACTCCTGAAACCAATCCGGACTCCAACAACGCCACCAACGAGATTCGCGACATTGCCGAGGTGGCAGCCGTTGAAATCATCACCACCGCCGCTGTGCACCTCATGAGCGCCGCCGCGGTTAAATGCGGCCTGGCCGAGGGCCACGACGCCGAAGAGCTGAAGGACCTCGACGAGGCCCGCAAGCTCATCACGGCACTGGCCGGCCTGGTCACCTCCGCAGCCCCGGAAATCGGCTCCCAGCACGCCGGACCGTTGCGCGACGGCCTGCGTTCACTGCAGCTGGCCTTCCGCGAGGCCTCCTCGTTCCCGGACGAGCCGGGCAAGGGCCCGGGCGAAAAGCTCACCGGCCCGGTGAACTAA
- the priA gene encoding bifunctional 1-(5-phosphoribosyl)-5-((5-phosphoribosylamino)methylideneamino)imidazole-4-carboxamide isomerase/phosphoribosylanthranilate isomerase PriA, with protein MSENQNNILELLPAVDVVNGQAVRLVQGEAGSETSYGDPLENALAWQEAGAEWVHLVDLDAAFDRGANTELLGRIAKELTIKVELSGGIRDDESLERALEFGATRVNLGTAALENPEWTARAIARHGDKIAVGLDVRGTVLSGRGWTKEGGDIWDVLARLEDAGCARYVVTDVTKDGTLRGPNVELLAEMCKRTSKPVIASGGISSLEDLRVLRGLVPAGVEGAIVGKALYAGKFTMAEALDVAGRR; from the coding sequence ATGTCCGAGAACCAAAACAACATCCTTGAGCTGCTGCCCGCCGTCGACGTGGTGAACGGCCAGGCCGTGCGCCTGGTCCAGGGCGAGGCCGGCTCCGAGACCAGCTACGGCGACCCGCTCGAAAACGCCCTGGCCTGGCAGGAAGCCGGCGCCGAATGGGTGCACCTGGTTGACCTGGATGCTGCCTTCGACCGTGGCGCCAACACCGAACTGCTGGGCCGCATCGCCAAGGAACTGACCATCAAGGTCGAGCTCTCCGGCGGCATCCGCGACGACGAATCCCTCGAACGCGCCCTCGAATTCGGTGCCACCCGCGTGAACCTGGGCACCGCGGCCCTGGAAAACCCGGAATGGACCGCCCGCGCCATTGCCCGCCACGGCGACAAGATCGCCGTCGGCCTGGACGTGCGCGGCACCGTGCTTTCGGGCCGCGGCTGGACCAAGGAAGGCGGCGACATCTGGGACGTGCTCGCCCGCCTGGAAGACGCAGGCTGCGCCCGCTACGTGGTCACCGACGTGACCAAGGACGGAACGCTGCGCGGACCGAACGTGGAACTGCTGGCCGAGATGTGTAAGCGCACCTCCAAGCCGGTCATCGCCTCCGGCGGCATCTCCAGCCTCGAGGACCTGCGCGTGCTGCGCGGGCTGGTCCCGGCCGGCGTCGAGGGCGCGATCGTGGGCAAGGCCCTGTACGCGGGCAAGTTCACCATGGCCGAGGCCCTGGACGTGGCAGGCCGCCGCTAG
- the infC gene encoding translation initiation factor IF-3 yields the protein MRLVGPAGEQVGIVRIEDALRLAIESDLDLVEVAPTAKPPVCKLMDFGKYKYEAAVKARETRKNQTNTVLKEIRFRLKIDKHDYETKVGHALRFLGAGDKVKAMIQFRGREQQRPEMGIRLLNKFAEAVAEFGLVESTPRIDGRNMVMVVGPLKNKAEAKAEARRLEQRDADKAKAANPKAKMDTSEPQGDIGGSVADVIESDIMEKLAKVRAEAAAEEAAAKLAPKVAPVKAAPAVAKAPVKAAPVREASSRPAVSKAPVRPAASKPVSAPAPAAKPVVAAKPVAAPKPMAVPKPMAMAPKPAGKPGPKPATRAAKPGTTK from the coding sequence GTGCGGCTTGTCGGGCCTGCCGGTGAACAGGTTGGCATTGTCCGTATTGAGGATGCTCTTCGTCTTGCCATCGAGTCCGACCTTGATCTCGTGGAGGTGGCACCCACTGCCAAGCCTCCCGTGTGCAAGCTGATGGACTTCGGAAAGTACAAGTACGAGGCCGCCGTCAAGGCACGCGAAACGCGCAAGAACCAGACGAACACCGTGCTAAAGGAAATCCGTTTCCGTCTGAAGATCGACAAGCACGACTACGAAACCAAGGTCGGCCACGCGCTGCGCTTCCTCGGAGCCGGTGACAAGGTCAAGGCCATGATCCAGTTCCGTGGCCGCGAACAGCAGCGTCCGGAAATGGGCATCCGCCTGCTCAACAAGTTCGCCGAGGCAGTTGCCGAGTTCGGACTGGTTGAGTCCACCCCCCGCATCGATGGCCGCAACATGGTCATGGTTGTAGGACCGCTGAAGAACAAGGCCGAGGCCAAGGCCGAAGCCCGTCGCCTGGAACAGCGCGACGCGGACAAGGCCAAGGCAGCGAACCCCAAGGCAAAGATGGACACCTCGGAGCCCCAGGGCGACATCGGCGGTTCGGTTGCCGATGTCATCGAGTCGGACATCATGGAAAAGCTTGCCAAGGTACGTGCGGAAGCAGCAGCCGAAGAGGCCGCCGCCAAGCTCGCACCCAAGGTCGCCCCGGTCAAGGCAGCCCCGGCAGTGGCCAAGGCCCCTGTCAAGGCAGCCCCGGTGCGCGAAGCGTCAAGCCGTCCGGCAGTCTCCAAGGCTCCGGTTCGTCCGGCAGCCAGCAAGCCGGTTAGCGCTCCGGCGCCGGCCGCCAAGCCGGTCGTTGCAGCCAAGCCGGTTGCAGCACCGAAGCCGATGGCCGTTCCCAAGCCAATGGCCATGGCTCCAAAGCCTGCGGGCAAGCCGGGTCCCAAGCCCGCAACCCGCGCCGCCAAGCCCGGGACGACCAAGTAA
- a CDS encoding aminoglycoside 3'-phosphotransferase — translation MSLRPPLAFIPAETGTIPASVSRMAGDQDSEAVWINQAGGTTYRIGAGTATDRYLKYAPRGTADPDFAAEALRLRWASEHARVPEVIQVGSDESGSWLLTAALPGESAVSGTWMKRPELAARALGAGLRKLHESLPVQDCPFEWSVGERLRAFEQRIAAGEGPENWSGDCVHLGIGEARELLSNPPLPLDLVVCHGDACAPNTLLDGHGNFYAHVDLGELGVADRWADLAVAAWSTAWNYGSGYEDHVYAGYGIEPDATRIGYYRMLWDLS, via the coding sequence ATGAGTCTTCGACCTCCCCTTGCCTTCATCCCCGCCGAGACCGGCACAATTCCCGCCTCCGTCTCCCGGATGGCCGGGGACCAAGACAGCGAGGCGGTCTGGATCAACCAGGCCGGCGGTACGACCTACCGGATCGGGGCCGGCACCGCCACCGACAGGTACCTCAAGTACGCCCCGAGGGGCACCGCGGACCCCGATTTCGCCGCGGAGGCCCTGCGGCTTCGCTGGGCATCCGAGCATGCCCGCGTGCCGGAGGTGATCCAGGTCGGCAGCGACGAATCGGGAAGCTGGCTGCTCACCGCCGCCCTGCCGGGGGAATCCGCGGTGTCCGGGACCTGGATGAAACGCCCCGAGCTCGCCGCCCGTGCCCTGGGCGCGGGACTCCGGAAGCTGCACGAGTCCTTGCCGGTCCAGGATTGCCCCTTCGAATGGTCGGTGGGCGAGCGCCTCCGGGCCTTCGAGCAGCGCATCGCGGCGGGGGAGGGACCCGAAAACTGGAGCGGGGACTGCGTGCACCTGGGCATCGGCGAGGCCCGGGAACTGCTGTCCAACCCTCCGCTGCCCCTGGACCTGGTGGTGTGCCACGGCGACGCCTGCGCGCCGAACACGCTGCTGGACGGGCACGGGAACTTCTACGCCCACGTGGATCTGGGCGAGCTCGGTGTGGCCGACCGCTGGGCGGACCTTGCCGTCGCGGCCTGGAGCACCGCCTGGAACTACGGGTCCGGGTACGAGGACCACGTCTATGCCGGCTACGGGATCGAACCGGATGCAACTCGCATCGGGTACTACAGGATGCTCTGGGACCTCAGCTAG
- the hisB gene encoding imidazoleglycerol-phosphate dehydratase HisB: MSAEKLTGRRARLERITSESSVFVELDLDGTGRSEISTGVPFYDHMLTALSKHSLIDLTVRATGDIDIDVHHTVEDTAITIGEVLRTALGSKAGIRRFGTAYAPLDEALARAVVDISGRPYLVHGGEPAGQEYHLIGGHFTGSMTRHVFESLTFHAQICAHIEVISGRDPHHIVEAQFKALARALREAVEIDPRIGDAIPSTKGAL; this comes from the coding sequence ATGTCTGCCGAAAAACTCACGGGTCGTCGCGCTCGCCTCGAACGCATCACCAGCGAGTCCTCCGTCTTTGTCGAACTCGATCTGGACGGCACCGGCCGCTCCGAAATCAGCACCGGCGTACCGTTCTACGACCACATGCTGACGGCACTGTCGAAGCATTCGCTCATCGACCTCACCGTGCGTGCCACCGGCGACATCGACATCGATGTGCACCACACCGTCGAGGACACCGCGATCACCATCGGCGAGGTGCTGCGCACCGCGCTGGGCAGCAAGGCAGGCATCCGCCGCTTCGGCACCGCCTACGCGCCGCTGGACGAGGCCCTGGCCCGCGCCGTGGTCGACATCTCCGGGCGCCCCTACCTGGTCCACGGCGGCGAGCCGGCCGGCCAGGAATACCACCTGATCGGTGGGCACTTCACCGGTTCGATGACCCGCCACGTGTTCGAGTCGCTGACCTTCCACGCGCAGATCTGCGCCCACATCGAGGTCATCTCGGGCCGCGACCCGCACCACATCGTCGAGGCCCAGTTCAAGGCCCTGGCCCGCGCGCTGCGCGAGGCCGTGGAAATCGACCCCCGCATCGGCGACGCCATCCCGTCCACCAAGGGTGCGCTGTAG
- the hisH gene encoding imidazole glycerol phosphate synthase subunit HisH, with translation MAAKTVTVLDYGSGNVRSAVRALEAAGAQVKLSAKPEDILECDGLFVPGVGAFAAVMQALKDVGAIRWIGRRIAGGRPVLGVCVGHQVFFDEGVEHGIRTPGLGEWPGTVELLKAPVIPHMGWNTVTPPAGSKLFAGIENERFYFVHSYAVQEWNFEVAQPKMTPPQVTWAEHGVPFIAGIENGPLCALQFHPEKSGEAGARLLRNWLESL, from the coding sequence ATGGCGGCCAAGACCGTCACGGTCCTGGACTACGGGTCCGGCAATGTCCGTTCCGCCGTCCGGGCACTTGAGGCTGCCGGAGCGCAGGTCAAGCTCTCGGCCAAGCCCGAGGACATCCTCGAATGCGACGGGCTTTTCGTTCCAGGCGTCGGCGCGTTTGCCGCGGTCATGCAGGCGCTCAAGGACGTCGGTGCGATCCGCTGGATCGGACGGCGCATTGCCGGCGGCCGGCCGGTGCTCGGTGTCTGCGTCGGACACCAGGTCTTCTTCGACGAGGGCGTTGAGCACGGGATCCGCACCCCCGGATTGGGCGAATGGCCCGGCACCGTGGAGCTGCTCAAGGCCCCGGTCATCCCGCACATGGGATGGAACACCGTCACCCCTCCGGCCGGCAGCAAGCTGTTCGCCGGGATCGAAAACGAACGCTTCTACTTCGTGCACTCCTACGCGGTGCAGGAATGGAACTTCGAGGTCGCCCAGCCCAAGATGACCCCGCCGCAGGTCACCTGGGCCGAACACGGGGTCCCCTTCATCGCCGGCATCGAAAACGGGCCGCTGTGCGCCCTGCAATTCCACCCGGAGAAGTCCGGGGAAGCCGGGGCAAGATTGCTGCGCAACTGGTTGGAGAGCCTGTAG
- the rplT gene encoding 50S ribosomal protein L20, which produces MARVKRAVNAHKKRRVILERAKGYRGQRSRLYRKAKEQLLHSFVYSFGHRRKRKGDFRRLWIQRINAASRANGLTYNRLIQGLKAAEVEVDRRMLAELAVSDANAFATLVAVAKNALPADVNAPKAAAAVVAAPVAKKAAAKKAAAPAAEAAEAPAGFVIKGNAQSNKYHVPGSTWYDQTVAEVWFETIESAKAAGFEPAGGESRQQIKDA; this is translated from the coding sequence GTGGCACGTGTGAAGCGGGCAGTAAACGCCCATAAGAAGCGTCGCGTCATTCTTGAACGCGCAAAGGGCTACCGCGGTCAGCGTTCGCGCTTGTACCGCAAGGCCAAGGAGCAGCTGCTCCACTCGTTCGTCTACAGCTTCGGCCACCGCCGCAAGCGCAAGGGTGACTTCCGTCGCCTGTGGATCCAGCGCATCAACGCTGCATCCCGCGCGAACGGCCTGACCTACAACCGCCTGATCCAGGGCCTGAAGGCCGCTGAGGTCGAGGTTGACCGCCGCATGCTGGCCGAGCTGGCCGTGTCGGATGCCAACGCATTCGCCACCCTGGTTGCGGTTGCCAAGAACGCCCTCCCGGCCGATGTCAACGCCCCGAAGGCCGCCGCCGCAGTCGTTGCTGCTCCGGTTGCCAAGAAGGCCGCTGCCAAGAAGGCTGCCGCTCCGGCTGCCGAAGCTGCAGAGGCTCCGGCCGGCTTCGTCATCAAGGGCAACGCCCAGTCGAACAAGTACCACGTACCGGGCTCGACCTGGTACGACCAGACCGTTGCCGAAGTTTGGTTCGAGACCATCGAATCCGCCAAGGCCGCAGGCTTTGAGCCTGCAGGTGGCGAATCCCGCCAGCAGATCAAGGACGCCTAG
- the rpmI gene encoding 50S ribosomal protein L35 yields MPKFKTHSGAKKRFKLTGSGKIMRQQANRRHYLEHKSSRITRRLASDQLVAKADVKTIKRMLGI; encoded by the coding sequence ATGCCGAAGTTCAAGACCCATAGTGGCGCCAAGAAGCGCTTCAAGCTCACCGGTAGCGGCAAGATCATGCGCCAGCAGGCCAACCGCCGTCACTACCTGGAGCACAAGTCCTCGCGCATCACCCGTCGCCTGGCTTCTGACCAGTTGGTCGCCAAGGCGGACGTCAAGACCATCAAGCGGATGCTCGGTATCTAA
- a CDS encoding MFS transporter, translating to MKFGRYGQLLKQPGVGALLLIGMVARLPHAAIGMLLLLHLVNELDQEWGSAGLVVALMTIGIALGAPWRGHVVDMYGLRRALIPSVIAEVVVWSIVPQVSFMWVLPLVFIGGLFSLPVFSVVRTALGVMTTGDTRRSAFALDAMATELVFIVGPAGAGIVATSLDTTVGMIGIGIASSVSGLALMLLNPPTRSGQPGAVAHKANPHEERLGAEASLIAAGPGGLADVEAELIVAGAKSTKARVAARGRSFRHKFGWVSASVVAVFIAASGAGLVLSGTEVGILSLLDENGSEGQLGIVFLFWCGASLLGGLVYGSLNRRISPIVLLLAMAVLTVPMAFATDTWSLALLSILPGMLCAPVLSAASEWLTDLVAEKRRGEAMGWYGSALTGGTALGSPITGATVDGFGANAGFIMVGVIGAVICAVALVSQQVRRRRARGRARVLVPEG from the coding sequence ATGAAATTCGGTCGCTACGGCCAACTGCTGAAGCAACCCGGGGTTGGTGCCCTGCTGCTCATCGGCATGGTCGCCCGGCTGCCGCACGCCGCGATCGGCATGCTCCTGCTGCTGCACCTGGTCAACGAACTGGACCAGGAATGGGGATCGGCCGGACTCGTTGTTGCCCTGATGACCATCGGCATCGCCCTGGGTGCACCCTGGCGCGGGCACGTCGTTGACATGTACGGGCTGCGCCGGGCCCTGATCCCCTCGGTCATCGCCGAGGTCGTGGTCTGGAGCATCGTCCCGCAGGTCTCCTTCATGTGGGTGCTGCCGCTGGTGTTCATCGGCGGGCTTTTCTCGCTGCCGGTGTTCTCCGTGGTGCGCACCGCGCTGGGCGTGATGACCACCGGGGACACCCGGCGTTCGGCCTTCGCGCTGGACGCCATGGCCACCGAGCTGGTCTTCATCGTCGGCCCCGCGGGCGCCGGCATCGTGGCGACCTCGCTGGACACCACCGTCGGGATGATCGGCATCGGCATCGCCTCCTCGGTCTCCGGGCTCGCGCTGATGCTGTTGAACCCGCCCACGCGCTCCGGCCAGCCCGGCGCCGTTGCGCACAAGGCCAACCCGCATGAGGAGCGCCTCGGGGCCGAGGCCTCGCTGATCGCCGCGGGCCCCGGCGGCCTGGCCGACGTGGAGGCCGAGCTGATCGTGGCCGGCGCGAAGTCGACCAAGGCCCGGGTCGCGGCGCGCGGGCGCAGCTTCCGGCACAAGTTCGGCTGGGTCAGCGCCTCGGTCGTCGCGGTGTTCATCGCCGCCTCCGGGGCCGGGCTGGTGCTCTCGGGCACCGAGGTCGGCATCCTCTCGTTGCTGGACGAGAACGGCAGCGAGGGCCAGCTGGGCATCGTGTTCCTGTTCTGGTGCGGAGCCTCGCTGCTGGGCGGCTTGGTCTACGGCAGCCTGAACCGGCGCATCTCCCCGATCGTGCTGCTGCTGGCAATGGCCGTGCTGACGGTGCCGATGGCGTTTGCCACCGACACCTGGTCCCTGGCCCTGCTCTCGATCCTGCCCGGGATGCTCTGTGCCCCGGTGCTCTCGGCGGCCTCGGAATGGCTGACCGACCTGGTGGCGGAAAAGCGCCGCGGCGAGGCCATGGGTTGGTACGGATCGGCGTTGACCGGCGGCACCGCGTTGGGTTCCCCGATCACCGGGGCGACGGTGGACGGCTTCGGGGCCAATGCCGGATTCATCATGGTAGGTGTCATCGGGGCGGTCATCTGCGCCGTGGCCTTGGTGTCCCAGCAGGTCCGGCGCCGGCGCGCCCGCGGCCGGGCCAGGGTGCTGGTGCCGGAAGGCTAG
- a CDS encoding LysM peptidoglycan-binding domain-containing protein: protein MANTAFSAPLHLVISEDYTPAPQSALASQPALAPLRLTRRGKFVLIALPIFLVSAAVLMLLGLFQSPANASDDTPLGVEAVTVTVIEGDTLWGIAREFAPQLEPREAVRRIGDMNNLNSSVLHPGAELFVPTGS from the coding sequence ATGGCAAACACTGCTTTCTCGGCCCCGCTCCACCTTGTAATATCCGAGGACTACACCCCGGCGCCGCAATCCGCACTGGCTTCGCAGCCCGCGCTGGCGCCCCTGCGACTCACGCGCCGCGGAAAATTCGTGCTGATTGCACTTCCCATCTTCCTGGTCAGCGCGGCGGTGCTCATGCTCCTGGGCCTGTTCCAGTCCCCGGCCAACGCCTCGGACGACACCCCGCTGGGCGTGGAGGCCGTCACCGTCACCGTCATCGAGGGCGACACCTTGTGGGGGATTGCCCGGGAGTTCGCCCCGCAGCTCGAGCCCCGCGAAGCCGTTCGGCGGATCGGCGACATGAACAACCTCAACAGCTCCGTGCTGCACCCGGGTGCCGAACTCTTCGTCCCCACCGGAAGCTAG
- the lexA gene encoding transcriptional repressor LexA: MTTEQRTPRRDAKSLTIRQKKVLETIQRSVSTNGYPPSMREIGDAVGLASLSSVTHQLSQLEKLGYIRRDPRRPRAMEILLPLQLKSESKLEVVEGQADLKAANGMSVSELTTSADTAMVPLVGRIAAGGPILADQAVEDVFALPRQLVGHGELFMLKVSGDSMIDAAICDGDWVVVRRQQTANNGDIVAALLEDEATVKTFRQRDGHTWLLPQNSRYEPILGDAATVMGKVVSVMRSV; this comes from the coding sequence ATGACTACCGAACAACGAACCCCTCGACGCGACGCGAAGAGCCTGACCATCCGTCAGAAGAAGGTTCTTGAGACCATCCAGCGGTCCGTGAGCACCAATGGCTACCCGCCATCGATGCGGGAAATCGGGGACGCCGTGGGACTGGCGAGCCTTTCAAGCGTGACCCACCAGCTCAGCCAGCTCGAGAAGCTCGGCTACATCCGCCGGGACCCGCGCCGTCCGCGGGCCATGGAGATCCTGCTTCCCCTGCAGCTCAAGAGCGAGAGCAAGCTCGAAGTGGTGGAGGGCCAGGCAGACCTGAAGGCTGCCAACGGGATGAGCGTCTCGGAGCTGACCACCTCCGCGGACACCGCCATGGTGCCCCTGGTGGGGCGCATTGCCGCCGGCGGTCCGATCCTGGCCGACCAGGCGGTCGAGGACGTCTTCGCCCTGCCGCGCCAACTGGTGGGACACGGCGAGCTCTTCATGCTGAAGGTCAGCGGGGACTCGATGATCGACGCCGCCATTTGCGACGGCGACTGGGTGGTGGTCCGCCGCCAGCAGACCGCCAACAACGGCGACATCGTCGCGGCCCTGCTCGAGGACGAAGCCACGGTGAAGACCTTCCGGCAGCGCGACGGGCACACCTGGCTGCTGCCGCAGAACTCCCGCTACGAACCCATCCTCGGTGACGCCGCAACCGTCATGGGCAAGGTCGTATCGGTCATGCGTTCGGTCTAG